A region of Lichenibacterium dinghuense DNA encodes the following proteins:
- a CDS encoding GMC family oxidoreductase: protein MAELPSEVDVLVVGGGSAGCVMANRLSADPGRRVLLAEAGVDTPPGRVPPEILDSYPMPLFHGDRYVWPGLDAVATTDAAGRQRRRAYEQGRVMGGSSSINVQSANRGLPRDYDAWAALGATGWGWDDVLPFFRKLETDLDFGGPLHGRDGPLPIRRILEADWPPFAQAAARAFDASGLPRRADQNGDFADGLFPTAFSNRDDARVSAAAAYLDPATRARPNLVISAETEVRALSTEGCRVTGAVLRRPDGSGRAVRARHVVLCAGALHSPTLLLRAGIGPAAHLRDCGIAVVADRPGVGANLRDHPALTIAQYLPRALRLPSAYRRASFLALRYSSGRPGGSPSDMYLTAAARGGWHALGRSLGLYFLWVNQPHSVGRLRLRPSDPAGSLDIDLGLLSDPRDLDRLASGVRMLVGLAVSPHLNPNPRDLFPASFSPAIKRLSAVTPRNARLTAVLARLLDGPPPLRRLMLRTLTGGAELASLCRAGDDLDDYVRGNVFGVWHASGTCRMGQARDAGAVVDPGGRVIGVDGLTVADASIMPRLPSANTNIPVIMGAEKIAAGFGPG from the coding sequence CTCGCGGAAGCCGGCGTCGACACGCCGCCCGGGCGGGTGCCGCCGGAAATCCTCGACAGCTATCCCATGCCGCTGTTCCACGGCGACCGCTACGTCTGGCCCGGCCTCGACGCCGTCGCCACGACGGACGCGGCCGGCCGTCAAAGGCGGCGCGCCTACGAGCAGGGCCGGGTCATGGGTGGCTCGTCGAGCATCAACGTCCAGTCCGCCAACCGGGGCCTGCCGCGCGACTACGACGCCTGGGCGGCGCTCGGCGCCACCGGCTGGGGCTGGGACGATGTGCTGCCCTTCTTCCGCAAGCTGGAAACGGACCTCGACTTCGGCGGCCCGCTGCACGGCCGGGACGGGCCGCTGCCGATCAGGCGCATCCTCGAGGCCGATTGGCCGCCCTTCGCCCAGGCCGCCGCCCGGGCGTTCGACGCGAGCGGCCTGCCGCGCCGCGCCGACCAGAACGGGGACTTCGCCGACGGCCTATTCCCCACCGCCTTCTCCAACCGGGACGACGCCCGGGTGTCGGCCGCCGCCGCCTACCTCGACCCGGCGACACGCGCGCGCCCGAACCTCGTGATCTCGGCCGAGACGGAAGTCCGGGCGCTGTCGACGGAGGGATGCCGCGTGACGGGCGCGGTCCTGCGTCGTCCGGACGGCTCCGGCCGGGCCGTCAGGGCGCGGCACGTCGTGCTCTGCGCCGGCGCGCTCCATTCGCCGACCCTGCTGCTGCGGGCCGGCATCGGCCCCGCCGCACACCTCCGGGACTGCGGGATCGCTGTGGTGGCTGACCGGCCCGGCGTCGGCGCCAACCTGCGCGACCACCCGGCGCTGACCATCGCCCAATACCTGCCGCGCGCCCTGCGGCTCCCCAGCGCCTACCGGAGGGCGAGCTTCCTCGCGCTGCGCTATTCGTCGGGGCGGCCCGGCGGCAGCCCCTCGGACATGTACCTCACCGCCGCGGCGCGGGGTGGCTGGCACGCGCTCGGCCGGAGCCTGGGCCTGTACTTCCTGTGGGTGAACCAGCCCCATTCGGTCGGCCGACTCCGTCTCCGTCCGTCGGACCCCGCGGGGTCGCTGGACATCGACCTCGGCCTCCTGTCGGACCCGCGCGACCTCGACCGCCTCGCCTCGGGTGTCCGCATGCTGGTCGGCCTCGCCGTGTCGCCGCACCTCAATCCGAACCCCCGTGATCTTTTCCCAGCGAGCTTCTCTCCCGCGATCAAGCGCCTCAGCGCCGTGACGCCGCGCAACGCGCGTTTGACGGCGGTGCTGGCGCGCCTGCTCGACGGTCCCCCGCCGCTCCGGCGGCTGATGCTGCGCACCCTCACGGGGGGAGCCGAGCTGGCGTCGCTGTGCCGCGCGGGTGACGACCTCGACGACTACGTCCGCGGGAACGTCTTCGGCGTCTGGCACGCCAGCGGAACCTGCCGGATGGGACAGGCCCGGGATGCCGGAGCCGTCGTCGACCCCGGGGGGCGGGTCATCGGCGTGGACGGCCTCACGGTGGCGGACGCTTCGATCATGCCGCGTCTCCCTAGCGCCAACACCAACATCCCCGTCATCATGGGGGCCGAGAAGATCGCCGCCGGGTTCGGACCGGGGTGA
- a CDS encoding sulfite oxidase has translation MLNPFRKHPELIVHGAHPLNAEPPLPKLRASYLTPQDLLYVRSHGDVPKLDGAAHRVGVDGRVARELSLSVADVQAMQSRTVRAVMQCAGIRRADLRAVRPVKGDPWAAGAIGCADWTGAPLGAVLEAAGAEAGEGLHVAFMCADTCQPSDGGAPYGVSLPMSKALHPDTLVAYAMNGEPLASEHGFPLRIVAPGWAGVRSPKWLSAITVQDRPSGAHQQAADYKLFPPDMRPDTEDLSRGITIEAMPLNCAVTAPAPGAGLKAGGVDVEGYAVASDRAVVRVDVSADGGRTWTQATLEDHGASRWGWTFWHGTLDLPPGEHEICARAWDAAGQTQPALPDDTWNFKGYLSAAWHRLRVTAA, from the coding sequence GTGCTCAATCCGTTCCGCAAGCATCCCGAGCTGATCGTGCACGGCGCCCATCCGCTCAACGCCGAGCCGCCGCTGCCGAAGCTCCGCGCCAGCTATCTCACGCCGCAGGACCTGCTCTACGTCCGCTCTCACGGCGACGTCCCGAAGCTCGACGGCGCGGCCCACCGCGTCGGCGTCGACGGCCGGGTGGCGCGGGAGTTGTCGCTATCGGTCGCCGATGTGCAGGCCATGCAGTCCCGCACGGTGCGGGCCGTGATGCAGTGTGCCGGCATTCGCCGCGCCGACCTACGCGCCGTGCGGCCCGTCAAGGGCGACCCTTGGGCCGCGGGCGCCATTGGCTGCGCGGACTGGACCGGCGCGCCGCTCGGCGCTGTGTTGGAGGCGGCCGGCGCCGAGGCGGGCGAAGGGCTGCACGTCGCTTTCATGTGCGCCGACACCTGCCAGCCGAGCGACGGCGGTGCGCCGTACGGCGTGTCGCTGCCGATGTCGAAGGCGCTTCACCCCGACACGCTGGTGGCCTACGCGATGAACGGCGAGCCGCTCGCCTCCGAGCACGGTTTCCCACTGCGGATTGTCGCGCCGGGTTGGGCAGGGGTTCGCAGCCCGAAGTGGCTCAGCGCGATCACGGTGCAGGACCGCCCGTCTGGCGCCCATCAGCAAGCTGCCGACTACAAGCTGTTCCCGCCCGACATGCGGCCCGACACCGAAGACCTGTCGCGCGGGATAACCATCGAGGCCATGCCGCTCAACTGCGCGGTGACGGCGCCCGCCCCCGGAGCCGGGCTGAAGGCGGGCGGCGTCGACGTCGAAGGCTACGCCGTCGCGTCGGACCGCGCGGTGGTGCGCGTCGACGTCTCGGCCGACGGCGGCCGGACCTGGACGCAGGCGACCCTCGAGGACCACGGCGCCTCGCGCTGGGGCTGGACCTTCTGGCACGGCACGCTGGACCTGCCGCCTGGAGAGCACGAGATTTGCGCCCGCGCCTGGGACGCGGCGGGCCAAACGCAGCCGGCGCTGCCCGACGATACCTGGAACTTCAAGGGCTACCTGTCCGCCGCCTGGCATCGCTTGCGCGTGACGGCCGCGTGA
- a CDS encoding site-specific integrase, producing MKVSLATGDEATARVRWNRVHEQVEALVQMGQVLAAEKEQRGRERNTVQRLPVGAVGTIAAQARHDLLAEHDQCWIDPTFTSPLTGVVVRLMMNASRTASLDPVDDARRFADDLRLRDAKAALVSRRSGTLDGEIKEGEVTDPHLIAAISDLAAGRVVRLTPEQNAALTAACPTSTISSELDLRLAENGLDLPQGHTDRRALALALLRTTVNGVEAVKARDAGAAIDTPERPPVMAPVPRPETAAAPMPLLSAMRERWIKEERPLGKQQDDNALYTGYFIGKFGDLPVDQITKPVLKDFMDLLERCPRNVPHAIRRASLAERIAWGEKPANLKQPRLARRTVNAKGLGSISAALTMAEKLGHIAVNPCSKMGLKITEADVIKREPYSLEDLRRIFSTSVYVAPIDIPISGCGSAAHWLPLLALFTGARLEELGQLLVGDVKQVDSLWCIHITDLPDEDDAADRKAWWGEKEPEKAVKTAAARRYVPVHAELVRCGFLDFVARRRRDGFKRLFPELKAYRGRITKAWSTFWARHTDEHVTKSPRKTFHSFRHLFVARLRAAGVDRDIIKALVGHANKDVTAGYGVVDGTLFPVAVLHEALQKVRVDGLELSHLHRPELIKAA from the coding sequence GTGAAGGTGTCGCTCGCGACGGGCGACGAGGCCACGGCTCGGGTGCGCTGGAACCGCGTTCACGAACAGGTCGAGGCGCTGGTCCAGATGGGACAGGTGCTGGCCGCGGAGAAGGAACAGCGAGGCCGTGAGCGCAACACGGTGCAGCGGTTGCCCGTCGGCGCGGTCGGCACGATCGCGGCGCAGGCCAGGCACGATCTCCTGGCGGAACACGATCAGTGCTGGATCGACCCGACCTTCACCTCGCCCCTGACGGGCGTCGTCGTGCGACTGATGATGAACGCTAGCCGCACCGCCTCTCTCGACCCGGTCGATGACGCCCGCCGCTTCGCCGACGATCTCAGGTTGCGCGATGCCAAGGCAGCCCTCGTCTCCCGCCGGTCCGGCACGCTCGATGGGGAGATCAAGGAGGGCGAGGTCACCGACCCGCATCTCATCGCCGCCATCAGCGACTTGGCGGCAGGGCGCGTCGTGCGGCTCACGCCTGAGCAGAACGCGGCCCTCACCGCCGCCTGCCCCACGTCGACCATCTCCAGCGAACTAGATCTCCGCCTGGCGGAGAACGGCCTCGATCTGCCGCAGGGCCACACCGACCGCCGCGCCCTGGCGCTGGCGCTGCTCAGGACCACCGTCAACGGGGTCGAGGCCGTGAAGGCGAGGGACGCCGGCGCCGCCATCGACACGCCGGAGCGTCCGCCTGTGATGGCGCCCGTTCCGAGGCCCGAGACGGCTGCTGCCCCGATGCCGCTCCTGTCCGCGATGCGCGAACGCTGGATCAAGGAGGAGAGGCCGCTCGGCAAGCAGCAGGACGACAACGCTCTCTACACGGGGTACTTCATCGGCAAGTTCGGCGACCTGCCGGTCGACCAGATCACCAAACCGGTCTTAAAGGATTTCATGGACCTGCTGGAACGCTGCCCCCGCAACGTGCCCCATGCCATCCGCCGGGCGTCGCTCGCGGAGCGGATCGCGTGGGGCGAGAAGCCGGCCAACTTGAAGCAGCCCAGGCTCGCCCGACGCACGGTCAACGCCAAGGGCTTGGGGTCGATCTCGGCCGCGCTGACGATGGCCGAGAAGCTCGGCCACATCGCCGTCAACCCCTGCAGCAAGATGGGCCTGAAGATCACCGAGGCGGACGTGATCAAGCGCGAGCCGTACAGCCTGGAGGACCTCCGGCGCATCTTCTCGACGTCGGTCTACGTGGCCCCGATCGACATCCCGATCAGCGGCTGCGGGTCTGCGGCGCACTGGCTGCCGCTCCTGGCGCTGTTCACCGGAGCGCGGCTGGAGGAACTCGGGCAACTGCTGGTCGGTGACGTCAAGCAGGTCGACAGCTTGTGGTGCATCCATATCACCGACCTCCCAGACGAGGACGACGCGGCGGACCGAAAGGCTTGGTGGGGCGAGAAGGAACCGGAGAAGGCAGTGAAGACGGCGGCTGCACGGCGTTACGTGCCGGTCCACGCCGAACTGGTGCGGTGCGGCTTTCTGGACTTCGTGGCGCGGCGCAGGCGCGACGGCTTCAAGCGCCTGTTTCCCGAGCTGAAGGCCTACCGCGGCCGAATTACGAAGGCTTGGAGCACGTTCTGGGCGCGGCACACGGACGAGCACGTGACCAAGTCGCCCCGGAAGACGTTCCACAGCTTTCGACACCTGTTCGTGGCGCGGCTGCGCGCAGCGGGCGTGGACCGGGACATCATCAAGGCGCTTGTCGGACACGCCAACAAGGACGTAACGGCCGGCTACGGCGTGGTCGACGGCACTCTGTTTCCCGTCGCAGTCTTGCACGAGGCGCTCCAGAAGGTGCGCGTGGACGGCCTTGAGCTATCGCACCTACATCGGCCGGAACTGATCAAGGCTGCTTGA
- a CDS encoding cupin: protein MVGLLRFAPSGRVPNSALPVLVHRAALPADAVAGAHEALFARHGWSNAWRNGVYPFHHFHSTAHEVLGICGGRATLRLGGEGGQDVEVAAGDVLVLPAGTGHRRVASADGFSVVGAYPDGRDWDLIRADAATDEDLRRAVAAIAALHLPHRDPVTGEPMGGRWHPWA, encoded by the coding sequence GTGGTCGGGCTCCTGCGCTTCGCCCCCTCCGGCCGCGTGCCCAACAGCGCGCTGCCGGTGCTGGTGCACCGCGCCGCCCTGCCGGCCGACGCCGTGGCGGGCGCCCATGAGGCCCTGTTCGCCCGCCACGGCTGGTCCAACGCCTGGCGAAACGGCGTCTACCCGTTCCACCACTTCCATTCGACCGCGCACGAGGTGCTGGGCATCTGCGGTGGGCGCGCCACGCTGCGGCTCGGGGGCGAGGGCGGGCAGGACGTCGAGGTCGCGGCCGGCGACGTCCTGGTGCTGCCCGCCGGCACGGGGCACCGGCGCGTCGCGTCCGCCGACGGTTTCAGCGTCGTCGGCGCCTACCCGGACGGGCGCGACTGGGACCTGATCCGCGCCGATGCGGCGACTGACGAGGACCTGCGCCGCGCCGTGGCCGCCATCGCGGCCCTCCACCTGCCCCACCGCGATCCGGTCACGGGTGAGCCGATGGGCGGCCGCTGGCATCCGTGGGCGTGA
- a CDS encoding ceramide glucosyltransferase produces MTVAECAAGFSVLMTGAQLFSTGVAAVRCREIPAPFPVPDPAPPVSLMRPVRGMDNFEEETLRSSFLLDYPNYELLFCCEEPDDPVLPLVRRLIAAHPGVPSRILIGRDDISPNPKLNNCVKGWHGAAHDWIIMADSNVLMPRDYIQRLLKRYTKDTGLVCSTPIGSRPRSFWAEVECGFLNTLQARWQYAAEAIGFGFAQGKSMLWHKPVLEEHGSIEALGLEIAEDAAATKLVRRQGLRVGLADNPFEQPLGVRTFAEVWGRQLRWARLRRVTFLPFFLLEVFTGCVFPSLAAAFAASVYGLDPVLVGVAVATLWMASEAVLAWSAGWRMFWASPFIWLFRDCMLPFLFTTALLTDDFVWRGNAMTVKEEPAKVG; encoded by the coding sequence ATGACGGTAGCCGAATGTGCGGCGGGCTTCTCCGTCCTGATGACGGGCGCGCAGCTCTTCAGCACCGGCGTTGCGGCCGTCCGATGCCGCGAGATCCCCGCCCCCTTCCCGGTGCCCGACCCGGCGCCGCCCGTCAGCCTGATGCGCCCGGTGCGCGGCATGGACAACTTCGAGGAGGAGACGCTCCGCTCCTCGTTCCTGCTCGACTACCCGAACTACGAGCTGCTGTTCTGCTGCGAGGAGCCGGACGACCCGGTGCTGCCCCTGGTCCGGCGCCTGATCGCCGCCCATCCCGGCGTGCCGAGCCGCATCCTGATCGGCCGCGACGACATCAGCCCGAACCCCAAGCTCAACAACTGCGTCAAGGGCTGGCACGGCGCCGCCCACGACTGGATCATCATGGCGGATTCCAACGTCCTGATGCCGCGCGACTACATCCAGCGCCTGCTCAAGCGCTACACGAAGGACACGGGCCTCGTGTGCTCGACGCCTATCGGCTCGCGGCCGCGGAGCTTCTGGGCCGAGGTGGAGTGCGGCTTCCTCAACACCCTGCAGGCGCGCTGGCAATATGCCGCCGAGGCCATCGGCTTTGGCTTCGCCCAGGGCAAGTCCATGCTCTGGCACAAGCCGGTGCTGGAGGAGCACGGCTCCATCGAGGCGCTGGGGCTGGAGATCGCCGAGGACGCCGCCGCCACCAAGCTCGTGCGGCGCCAGGGGTTGCGGGTCGGCCTCGCCGACAACCCCTTCGAGCAGCCGCTCGGGGTCAGGACCTTCGCCGAGGTGTGGGGGCGCCAGCTCCGCTGGGCGCGGCTGCGGCGCGTGACCTTCCTGCCCTTCTTCCTCTTGGAGGTCTTCACCGGCTGCGTGTTCCCGTCGCTCGCCGCGGCCTTCGCGGCCTCGGTCTACGGGCTCGATCCGGTCCTCGTCGGCGTGGCCGTGGCGACGCTGTGGATGGCCTCCGAGGCGGTGCTGGCCTGGTCGGCGGGCTGGCGCATGTTCTGGGCGTCGCCCTTCATCTGGCTGTTCCGCGACTGCATGCTGCCGTTCCTGTTCACCACGGCGCTGCTGACCGACGACTTCGTGTGGCGCGGCAACGCCATGACGGTGAAGGAGGAGCCCGCCAAGGTGGGCTGA
- a CDS encoding GCG_CRPN prefix-to-repeats domain-containing protein produces MSKTIKLAAAAAALFAALPLSAEAMPIAPAASAAAGVTLVAGGCGPGFHRGPFLGCRPNRPFVRPFAPIVRRPVVCRTVLLPLPHRVCR; encoded by the coding sequence ATGAGCAAGACCATCAAGCTCGCCGCCGCCGCGGCCGCCCTGTTCGCGGCCCTGCCGCTGTCCGCCGAAGCCATGCCGATCGCCCCCGCGGCCTCCGCCGCCGCCGGCGTGACGCTGGTGGCCGGCGGCTGCGGCCCGGGCTTCCACCGCGGCCCCTTCCTCGGTTGCCGCCCGAACCGCCCCTTCGTGCGCCCCTTCGCGCCGATCGTCCGCCGCCCGGTGGTGTGCCGCACGGTGCTCCTGCCGCTCCCCCACCGCGTCTGCCGCTGA
- the dnaE gene encoding DNA polymerase III subunit alpha has product MTTTEGPGFVHLHVHTSFSLREGALTIAKLTKLAAADAMPALAITDTNNLFGALEFSEKMSKEGVQPITGIQLTVDFGDGALFGRDLHRQARGSVVVLACTEAGYTNIMRLASEAFTRPEPGDEPHIAFDRLVGGTEGLILLTGGPNGAIDRVLAANKPEAATARLDRLVAEFGAGDVYVELQRHGLPEERRLEGQLVALAYDKGLRLVATNEPFFAAVADHEAHDALICIAEGQVLGTPDRRQLTTEHRFRTRAEMVKLFADLPEATANTVEIARRCSYRPRTRKPILPNYTDEAGNVLDAETALREQSIAGLEARLAAHGPAPGFGEEDYRTRLAFELDIIARMKFPGYFLIVSDFIKWAKAHDIPVGPGRGSGAGSLVAYALTITDIDPMRFALLFERFLNPERISMPDFDVDFCQTRREEVIQYVRHRYGLDRVAQIVTFGSFLARGVLRNVGRVLEMPLGQVDKLAKLVPQNPANPVTLEQAIEGEPRLQEAAQEDEKVEKLLGISRKLEGLYSNASTHAAGIVIGDRPLHELVPLYKDPKSDMPATQFNMKWVEPAGLVKFDFLGLKTLTVIDTCLKLIAQRGIAVDISSIPLDDGPSYQMLGRGETVGVFQVESVGMRKALAEMRADRLEDIIALVALYRPGPMANIPVYCARKLGEEQPEYPHPKLEPVLRETFGVIIYQEQVMQAAQTLSGYSLGEADMLRRAMGKKIKAEMDAQRDRFVEGAVKNDIPRAKADEIFDLLAKFADYGFNKSHAAAYALISYQTAYLKANYPVEFLAASMTLDKANTDKLSEFRQEAQRLKITVEPPSVNLSGVDFEVNAEKRTIRYALSAVKGAGEGQVAAIVRARGAKPFASLGDFAARINPREVNKKVLESLAAAGAFDELEADRAVVFGGIESMLAEANRLHGERQAGQSALFGGGDEAASLRLDRSRSWPAAQRLKREFDAIGFFLSGHPLDDYGRVLDRLKVERWASFARDVKAGKSGARLAATVLDRQERRTKSGNKIGIVNLSDPTGQYEAIMFQETLNTHRDLFEKGNAVLLDVQASAEGDEVRVRIVKAEGLEQAACRIGKGLRIHLRDAGPIPGIVGALGRRGDGEVSFLVPSDGGKREVEVRLRERYAVSPEVANALRVLAGVTQVENL; this is encoded by the coding sequence ATGACGACGACCGAAGGGCCCGGCTTCGTCCACCTGCACGTCCACACCTCGTTCTCGCTGCGGGAAGGCGCGCTGACAATCGCCAAGCTGACCAAGCTGGCCGCGGCGGACGCCATGCCGGCGCTCGCCATCACCGACACCAACAACCTGTTCGGCGCGCTGGAATTCTCCGAGAAGATGTCGAAGGAGGGCGTGCAGCCCATCACCGGCATCCAGCTCACAGTGGACTTCGGCGACGGCGCGCTGTTCGGCCGCGACCTCCATCGGCAGGCGCGCGGCTCGGTGGTGGTCCTGGCCTGCACGGAGGCGGGCTACACCAACATCATGCGCCTCGCCTCCGAGGCCTTCACCCGTCCCGAGCCCGGCGACGAGCCCCACATCGCCTTCGACCGGCTGGTGGGCGGCACCGAGGGGTTGATCCTGCTGACGGGCGGCCCCAACGGGGCGATCGACCGCGTGCTGGCCGCCAACAAGCCCGAGGCCGCGACCGCCCGGCTCGACCGGCTCGTGGCGGAGTTCGGCGCGGGCGACGTCTACGTCGAGCTGCAGCGCCACGGCCTGCCCGAGGAGCGCCGGCTCGAAGGCCAGCTCGTCGCCCTCGCCTACGACAAGGGGCTGCGGCTGGTGGCCACCAACGAGCCCTTCTTCGCCGCCGTGGCGGACCACGAGGCCCACGACGCGCTGATCTGCATCGCGGAAGGGCAGGTGCTCGGCACGCCGGACCGGCGCCAGCTCACCACCGAGCACCGCTTCCGCACGCGGGCCGAGATGGTCAAGCTCTTCGCCGACCTGCCGGAGGCGACCGCCAACACGGTCGAGATCGCGCGCCGCTGCTCCTACCGCCCGCGCACCCGCAAGCCCATCCTGCCGAACTACACGGACGAGGCCGGCAACGTGCTCGACGCCGAGACGGCCCTGCGCGAGCAGTCGATCGCGGGGCTGGAAGCGCGGCTCGCCGCCCACGGCCCGGCGCCGGGCTTCGGCGAGGAGGACTACCGGACGCGGCTCGCCTTCGAGCTCGACATCATCGCCCGCATGAAGTTCCCGGGCTACTTCCTGATCGTGTCGGACTTCATCAAATGGGCCAAGGCCCACGACATCCCGGTCGGCCCCGGCCGCGGCTCGGGCGCGGGCTCGCTCGTCGCCTACGCGCTGACGATCACCGACATCGACCCGATGCGCTTCGCGCTGCTGTTCGAGCGGTTCCTGAACCCCGAGCGCATCTCGATGCCGGACTTCGACGTCGACTTCTGCCAGACGCGGCGCGAGGAGGTGATCCAGTACGTGCGCCACCGCTACGGGCTCGACCGGGTGGCGCAGATCGTCACCTTCGGCTCGTTCCTGGCGCGCGGCGTGCTGCGCAACGTCGGCCGCGTGCTGGAGATGCCGCTCGGGCAGGTCGACAAGCTCGCCAAGCTCGTGCCGCAGAATCCCGCCAACCCCGTGACGCTGGAGCAGGCGATCGAGGGCGAGCCGCGCCTGCAGGAGGCCGCTCAGGAGGACGAGAAGGTCGAGAAGCTGCTCGGCATCTCGCGCAAGCTGGAGGGGCTCTACTCCAACGCCTCGACCCACGCGGCCGGCATCGTCATCGGGGACCGGCCGCTGCACGAACTCGTGCCGCTCTACAAGGACCCCAAGTCCGACATGCCGGCCACCCAGTTCAACATGAAGTGGGTGGAGCCGGCCGGCCTCGTGAAGTTCGACTTCCTGGGCCTCAAAACGCTGACCGTGATCGACACCTGCCTGAAGCTGATCGCGCAGCGCGGCATCGCGGTCGACATCTCGTCGATCCCGCTCGACGACGGCCCGTCGTACCAGATGCTCGGGCGCGGCGAGACCGTGGGGGTGTTCCAGGTGGAGTCGGTCGGCATGCGCAAGGCCCTGGCCGAGATGCGCGCCGACCGGCTGGAGGACATCATCGCCCTCGTGGCGCTCTACCGCCCCGGCCCCATGGCCAACATCCCGGTCTACTGCGCCCGCAAGCTCGGCGAGGAGCAGCCCGAATACCCGCACCCCAAGCTGGAGCCGGTGTTGCGCGAAACCTTCGGCGTCATCATCTACCAGGAGCAAGTGATGCAGGCCGCGCAGACCCTGTCGGGCTACTCGCTCGGCGAGGCTGACATGCTGCGCCGCGCCATGGGCAAGAAGATCAAGGCGGAGATGGACGCCCAGCGCGACCGCTTCGTCGAGGGCGCGGTCAAGAACGACATCCCGCGCGCCAAGGCGGACGAGATCTTCGACCTGCTCGCCAAGTTTGCCGACTACGGCTTCAACAAGAGCCACGCCGCCGCTTACGCGCTGATCTCCTACCAGACCGCCTACCTCAAGGCGAACTACCCGGTCGAGTTCCTCGCCGCCTCGATGACGCTCGACAAGGCCAACACCGACAAGCTCTCCGAATTCAGGCAGGAGGCGCAGCGGCTGAAGATCACGGTGGAGCCGCCCTCCGTGAACCTGTCGGGCGTCGACTTCGAGGTGAACGCCGAAAAGCGCACCATCCGCTACGCGCTGTCCGCCGTGAAGGGCGCCGGCGAGGGGCAGGTCGCCGCCATCGTGCGGGCGCGGGGGGCGAAGCCCTTCGCCTCGCTCGGCGACTTCGCGGCGCGCATCAACCCGCGCGAGGTCAACAAGAAGGTGCTGGAGAGCCTCGCCGCCGCCGGCGCCTTCGACGAGCTCGAGGCCGACCGCGCCGTGGTGTTCGGCGGCATCGAGTCCATGCTGGCCGAGGCCAACCGCCTCCACGGCGAGCGGCAGGCCGGCCAGAGCGCGCTGTTCGGCGGCGGCGACGAGGCCGCGAGCCTCAGGCTCGACCGCTCCCGGTCGTGGCCGGCCGCGCAGCGCCTCAAGCGCGAGTTCGACGCGATCGGCTTTTTCCTGTCCGGCCACCCGCTCGACGACTACGGCCGCGTGCTCGACCGGCTTAAGGTCGAGCGGTGGGCGAGCTTCGCCCGCGACGTCAAGGCCGGCAAGAGCGGCGCGCGGCTCGCCGCCACCGTGCTCGACCGGCAGGAGCGCCGCACCAAGTCCGGCAACAAGATCGGCATCGTCAACCTGTCGGACCCGACGGGGCAGTACGAGGCGATCATGTTCCAGGAGACGCTGAACACCCACCGCGACCTGTTCGAGAAGGGCAACGCCGTGCTGCTCGACGTCCAGGCCTCGGCCGAGGGCGACGAGGTGCGGGTCCGCATCGTCAAGGCGGAGGGACTGGAGCAGGCCGCCTGCCGGATCGGCAAGGGGCTGCGCATCCACCTGCGCGACGCGGGGCCCATCCCGGGCATCGTCGGCGCGCTCGGGCGGCGCGGCGACGGAGAGGTGTCGTTCCTGGTGCCGTCGGACGGCGGCAAGCGCGAGGTGGAGGTGCGCCTGCGCGAGCGCTACGCCGTGTCGCCCGAAGTCGCCAACGCGCTGCGCGTGCTGGCGGGGGTGACGCAGGTGGAGAACCTGTGA
- a CDS encoding SH3 domain-containing protein, translating to MLRSSPALSRTLALAALLAAVAGPAGAAEFRSVQGVRPGHVAWVYRQPDAASARVAYLRAGASHIRTTGCRKLAAGGWCHVTVRGTRGWVQDRFLRVGSGVMSG from the coding sequence ATGCTCCGATCGTCACCCGCCCTGTCCCGTACCCTCGCCCTCGCGGCCCTGCTGGCGGCCGTGGCCGGCCCGGCCGGTGCGGCCGAGTTCCGCTCGGTTCAGGGGGTGCGACCCGGCCACGTGGCCTGGGTCTATCGGCAGCCGGACGCCGCCAGCGCGCGGGTCGCGTATCTTCGGGCCGGCGCCTCTCACATCCGCACAACGGGCTGCCGCAAGCTGGCCGCCGGCGGCTGGTGCCACGTCACCGTCCGCGGCACGCGCGGCTGGGTGCAGGACCGCTTCCTGCGCGTTGGCAGCGGGGTGATGAGCGGCTGA